One segment of Gasterosteus aculeatus chromosome 3, fGasAcu3.hap1.1, whole genome shotgun sequence DNA contains the following:
- the LOC120816173 gene encoding BMP/retinoic acid-inducible neural-specific protein 3, whose amino-acid sequence MSRQRISHKRLSLSLLWGGAALGLWLCCCCCRTTGVAAAASSAAGQEEGAAGSLGWLLSDKGPFQQALEFTEAAERYQQGYGTRYKIYREFGRWKVNSLAVEKRDGLGGSGGLALPLDPDFTHTIRQLGRRPTLQTITESLIKKYGTHLLLSATLGGEESLTIFVDKRKLSQESSPAGADGGRGADRNSNATGTVTLEALHQLAASYFTDRESTLRRLHHLQIASTAIRVTETRTGPLGCSNYDNLDTVSSVLVHSPENKVQLQGLQVVLPGYLRSRFIQASLNYVGCKSEGQFVCRSGDCWCECSVDFPLCNCPLSDLQTLESNLLRIRDTWRMTNQEFEESEEFQSFVEKLPTHYAVNTSVVEHMWRTDASVLQRYRQLETSGNQLFSKAHRTVNRLFSLSKRCRKQPQIVLQRTRPLHFWLSYALSILYCSENNQVGVYSDESRSCSCPYNHPPCQGLIPCSVGDGARCTSCSAENRTRCSSCNLGFTLTQGACRPAVPDPTEPYLGLESDRDLQDLELRYLLQRRDPRIALHGVFVSNDVRVNTWFDPSWRKRMLLTLKSNRVKSNRVHMLVGLALQFCLTRNSTLEPALSLFVNPFGGSHSESWTMPLGQHGYPDWERTKLDIPLDCYNWTLTLGNRWKSFFETVHFYLRSRIKDPAGVTGGNRNATVYYEPLEATEPSNNIGYMKVNSMQLFGYSVHFDPEAIQDLILQIDYPYTQGSQDSALLQLVELRYRVNRLSPPGAPHVDLFACLLRHRLKLSSADVTRILTALQAFSARQPNHEEYEANKLCS is encoded by the exons ATGAGCCGTCAGAGAATCAGTCATAAGCggctgtctctgtctctgctatgggggggggcggctctcggcctctggctctgctgctgctgctgccggaccACCGGGGTCGCTGCCGCCGCGTCCTCCGCCGCCGGACAAGAGGAGGGCGCCGCCGGCTCCCTGGGCTGGCTGCTCTCCGATAAGGGCCCCTTCCAACAGGCCCTGGAGTTCACGGAGGCCGCGGAGAGGTACCAGCAGGGCTACGGTACCAGGTACAAGATCTACAG GGAGTTTGGTCGATGGAAGGTCAACAGCCTGGCGGTGGAGAAGAGGGATGGTTTAGGTGGCAGCGGCGGCCTGGCTCTGCCCCTCGACCCCGACTTCACTCACACCATCCGCCAGCTGGGGAGGCGGCCAACCCTCCAGACGATTACAGAGAGTCTAATCAAAAAATATGgcacccacctcctcctctctgccactCTGGGAG GGGAAGAGTCTTTGACCATATTTGTGGACAAAAGGAAGCTCAGCCAGGAGTCTTCGCCTGCGGGGGCCGATGGCGGCCGCGGCGCCGACAGGAACTCAAACGCCACGGGGACGGTGACCCTGGAGGCCCTCCACCAGCTGGCCGCCTCCTACTTCACCGACAGAGAGAGCACCCTGCGCAGGCTGCACCACCTCCAGATTGCATCCACTGCCATACGG GTAACAGAAACCAGAACCGGGCCGCTTGGATGCAGCAACTATGACAATCTGGACACGGTCAGCTCCGTGCTGGTTCACAGCCCGGAAAACAAGGTTCAACTACAAG GGCTGCAGGTCGTCCTACCCGGCTACTTGCGGAGCCGCTTCATTCAGGCGTCTCTCAACTACGTGGGCTGTAAATCCGAGGGCCAGTTTGTGTGCCGCAGCGGCGACTGCTGGTGCGAGTGCAGCGTGGACTTCCCTCTGTGCAACTGTCCCCTTTCTGACCTGCAAACTCTTGAGAGCAACCTGCTGCGCATCAGAGACACCTGGAGGATGACAAACCAGGAGTTTGAGGAATCCG AGGAGTTCCAAAGCTTTGTTGAGAAACTGCCAACCCATTACGCTGTGAACACATCTGTCGTGGAACACATGTGGAGGACGGACGCCAGCGTGCTCCAGCGCTACAGGCAGCTGGAGACCAGTGGCAACCAGCTTTTCTCTAAAGCTCACCGCACCGTTAACAGGCTCTTCAGCCTCAGCAAGAGGTGCCGAAAGCAGCCCCAAATAGTCCTGCAGAGGACGAG GCCGCTACACTTTTGGTTGAGCTACGCCCTCTCCATTTTATACTGCAGCGAGAACAACCAGGTTGGTGTTTATAGTGACGAGAGCCGCAGCTGCTCCTGCCCCTACAACCACCCGCCTTGCCAGGGCCTCATTCCCTGCTCTGTGGGCGACGGCGCCCGCTGCACCTCCTGTTCCGCGGAGAACAGGACACGGTGCTCCAGCTGCAACCTCGGCTTCACCCTCACCCAGGGGGCCTGCCGGCCCGCCGTGCCCGACCCCACGGAGCCCTACCTGGGCCTGGAGAGCGACCGAGACCTGCAGGACCTGGAGCTGCGCTACCTGCTCCAGCGGCGAGACCCCCGCATCGCTCTGCACGGGGTCTTTGTCAGCAATGACGTGCGCGTTAACACTTGGTTTGACCCCtcctggaggaagaggatgctGCTCACCCTTAAGAGCAACCGGGTGAAGTCCAACCGCGTCCATATGCTCGTTGGACTCGCCCTCCAGTTTTGCCTCACCAGGAACAGCACTCTGGAGCCGGCGTTGTCTCTGTTCGTGAATCCGTTCGGGGGCAGCCACTCGGAGAGCTGGACCATGCCTCTGGGTCAGCACGGATACCCTGACTGGGAGCGGACCAAGCTGGATATCCCTTTGGACTGCTATAATTGGACTTTGACTCTCGGAAACAGATGGAAGAGCTTTTTTGAGACGGTTCATTTCTACCTGAGGAGTCGTATCAAGGATCCTGCGGGAGTGACGGGAGGCAACAGGAACGCGACGGTGTACTATGAGCCTCTGGAGGCGACGGAGCCGTCCAACAACATCGGCTACATGAAAGTGAACAGCATGCAGCTGTTCGGATACAGCGTGCACTTTGACCCCGAGGCCATCCAGGACCTGATTCTGCAGATAGACTACCCGTACACGCAGGGATCCCAGGACTCGGccctgctgcagctggtggaGCTGCGCTACAGGGTTAACCGCCTCTCTCCTCCCGGGGCCCCACACGTGGATCTGTTCGCATGTCTGCTCCGCCACAGACTCAAACTGTCCAGTGCAGACGTGACCAGGATACTCACGGCCCTGCAGGCTTTCAGCGCCAGACAACCCAACCACGAGGAGTACGAGGCAAATAAACTGTGTAGTTAG